From a single Zygotorulaspora mrakii chromosome 2, complete sequence genomic region:
- the POL4 gene encoding DNA-directed DNA polymerase IV (similar to Saccharomyces cerevisiae POL4 (YCR014C); ancestral locus Anc_1.429) — translation MLLFKGTKFVILPNRNASSLKFLAELLVKEGGMLVNEEKEIDCDTIVLINDSFITNTNTIMKNELFFKEFDLDPSTVWNNVNTYKLKCVRATCISEWLRKSSFQINPELVLSVEDNLEDNSEDHSGVKFVTHSATPLYNYDLITAKLLKNSEKAARQIPEVYSSSQNKSENSELAGKSMETEVSNKMGEEVKRTVDISQTTSVPKGNEKLIQALGRLAKRYEMKGDQFRARGYKLARIGIEQYPFKIESGAQAQEEISNVGASIAKKIQTLLDNGSLPGLQELFESEKRVDYFTRCHDIGIYTAKKWEIMGLKSFSEACTIFPEDFTRDWPILFGWSYYEDWLKPIRRDECEKLASVVQQELHLIDPQMKVEILGSYHRGAEKCGDIDLFFYKAGCDDISEIGRIMEDLSISLYRKGYVQCFLQLTRKIYKAFNKIIINRLEKCHLKTTPTLQYTARDDNPRKFMLGVKLPDKEKRQFESITFVDNYKLKPEDMFMSLNSDRSPCRRMDFFCCKYSELGAARLQWIGPKEFNRWIRLKAMHNGLKLTQHGLYDNHNVLLESFDEQRIFQLLNEDYISPSERNHVVKKRRKV, via the coding sequence ATGCTTTTGTTTAAGGGAACAAAGTTTGTAATTTTACCAAATCGAAATGCGTCGTCGCTGAAGTTTTTGGCCGAATTACTGGTTAAAGAAGGGGGAATGCTAGTGAATGAGGAGAAAGAAATAGACTGTGACACGATTGTTCTTATCAATGACTCTTTCATTACAAATACCAACACCattatgaaaaatgaactgtttttcaaagagtttgATCTAGATCCCTCTACAGTCTGGAATAATGTTAACACATATAAACTGAAGTGTGTCAGAGCTACTTGTATAAGTGAATGGCTCAGGAAATCATCATTCCAGATTAACCCGGAGTTAGTACTTAGCGTAGAGGACAACTTAGAGGACAATTCAGAGGATCATAGTGGAGTGAAGTTCGTGACCCATTCAGCGACACCTCTGTATAATTATGATTTGATTACTGCTAAGTTACTAAAGAACTCTGAAAAGGCAGCGAGACAAATTCCTGAAGTTTATTCATCCAGTCAAAATAAATCAGAAAATTCTGAGCTCGCTGGTAAATCCATGGAAACTGAAGTCTCAAACAAGATGGGGGAAGAGGTGAAGAGGACAGTAGATATTTCGCAAACTACTTCTGTGCCAAAGGGAAACGAGAAACTGATACAAGCATTGGGTAGATTGGCGAAGAGGTATGAGATGAAAGGAGATCAATTTCGTGCCCGAGGTTACAAACTTGCTAGAATTGGTATAGAGCAGTATCCTTTCAAAATCGAATCCGGGGCACAGGCACAGGAAGAGATATCTAACGTGGGGGCCAGTATAGCCAAGAAAATCCAAACTTTACTGGATAATGGTAGTTTGCCTGGTTTGCAGGagctttttgaatctgaaaaaagagtagACTATTTCACCAGATGTCATGACATAGGGATATACACCGCTAAAAAATGGGAAATAATGGGGCTCAAATCCTTTTCAGAGGCATGCACAATATTTCCCGAAGACTTCACGAGGGATTGGCCTATTTTATTCGGTTGGTCATATTATGAAGACTGGTTGAAGCCCATTAGGAGAGATGAGTGCGAAAAGCTTGCCAGTGTCGTTCAGCAGGAACTTCATTTAATAGATCCCCaaatgaaagttgaaataCTAGGAAGCTACCATAGGGGAGCAGAGAAGTGTGGTGATATcgatttgtttttttataaGGCTGGGTGCGATGATATTTCAGAAATAGGCAGAATCATGGAAGATCTGTCTATTTCGCTATACCGGAAAGGTTATGTCCAGTGCTTTTTGCAATTAACTAGAAAAATATACAAGGCgttcaacaaaattatCATTAATAGATTAGAGAAATGTCACTTAAAAACCACTCCTACATTACAGTACACTGCGAGGGATGACAATCCTAGAAAGTTCATGCTAGGAGTTAAGCTAcctgataaagaaaaacgTCAATTTGAAAGTATAACATTTGTTGATAATTACAAGTTAAAGCCGGAAGACATGTTTATGTCGCTGAACTCTGATCGAAGCCCTTGCAGGAGaatggattttttttgctgtaAGTACTCTGAACTAGGAGCGGCAAGGCTTCAATGGATAGGTCCCAAGGAATTTAACAGATGGATACGGCTTAAAGCAATGCATAATGGTCTCAAGCTTACACAGCATGGACTGTATGACAACCATAATGTTTTATTGGAGAGTTTCGACGAGCAACGTATTTTTCAGCTACTTAACGAGGATTATATTAGTCCAAGTGAAAGAAACCACGTAGTTAAGAAGAGACGTAAAGTTTAA
- the PGK1 gene encoding phosphoglycerate kinase (similar to Saccharomyces cerevisiae PGK1 (YCR012W); ancestral locus Anc_1.428): protein MQFTLATIFKRLLVKWIRLSLLCNKNIKRYKFFTPFTMSLSSKLTVKDLQLKDKRVFIRVDFNVPLDGKTITSNQRIVAALPTIKYVLEHKPRYVVLASHLGRPNGERVEKYSLKPVAAELQKLLGQDVTFLNDCVGPDVNKAVEASKPGSVILLENLRYHIEEEGSKKVDGKKVKASPEDVAKFRKELKSLADVYINDAFGTAHRAHSSIVGFDLPERAAGFLLAKELAFFGKALENPTRPFLAILGGAKVADKIQLIDNLLDKVDSIIIGGGMAFTFKKVLDNTEIGDSIFDKAGAEIVPKLIAKAKKNNVEIVLPVDWVIADAFSADANTKIVSEKEGIPAGWQGLDSGPESRKLFADTVAKAKTIVWNGPPGVFEFAKFAAGTKALLDEVVKSCQAGNTVIIGGGDTATVAKKYGVTDKISHVSTGGGASLELLEGKVLPGVDFLSAK, encoded by the coding sequence ATGCAGTTTACACTTGCtacaatattcaaaagacTCTTGGTAAAATGGATTCGACTGTCTTTGTTGTGCAACAAAAACATCAAACgatacaaatttttcacacCGTTTACAATGTCTTTATCTTCTAAGCTAACCGTTAAGGATCTACAATTGAAGGACAAACGTGTCTTCATCAGAGTTGATTTCAACGTTCCATTGGATGGTAAGACTATCACTTCCAACCAAAGAATTGTTGCTGCTTTGCCAACTATCAAATACGTTTTGGAACACAAACCAAGATACGTTGTCTTAGCATCTCATTTGGGTAGACCAAATGGTGaaagagttgaaaaatactCTTTGAAGCCAGTCGCTGCtgaattgcaaaaattgttgGGTCAAGATGTTACTTTCTTGAACGACTGTGTCGGCCCAGATGTGAACAAGGCTGTTGAAGCTTCTAAGCCAGGTTCCGTTATCTTGTTGGAAAACTTGCGTTACCacattgaagaagaaggttCCAAGAAGGTTGACGGTAAGAAGGTCAAGGCTTCTCCAGAAGATGTTGCCAAATTCAGaaaggaattgaaatctttgGCTGATGTCTACATTAACGATGCTTTCGGTACTGCCCACAGAGCTCACTCTTCTATTGTCGGTTTCGACTTGCCAGAACGTGCCGCTGGTTTCCTATTGGCAAAAGAATTGGCATTCTTCGGTAAGGCTTTGGAAAACCCAACCAGACCATTCTTGGCTATCTTGGGTGGTGCTAAGGTTGCTGACaagattcaattgattgaCAATTTGTTAGACAAGGTCGACTCTATCATCATTGGTGGTGGTATGGCTTTCACTTTCAAGAAGGTTTTGGACAACACTGAAATTGGTGATTCTATCTTCGACAAAGCTGGTGCCGAAATTGTTCCAAAATTGATTGCTAAGGCAAAGAAGAACAACGTTGAGATTGTTCTACCAGTTGACTGGGTTATTGCTGACGCTTTCTCTGCTGACGCTAACACCAAGATtgtttctgaaaaagaaggtATTCCAGCTGGCTGGCAAGGTTTGGACAGTGGTCCAGAATCTAGAAAATTGTTTGCTGATACTGTAGCAAAGGCTAAGACCATTGTCTGGAACGGTCCACCAGGTGTCTTCGAATTCGCAAAATTCGCAGCTGGTACTAAGGCTTTGTTGGATGAAGTTGTTAAATCTTGTCAAGCTGGTAACACCGTTATTATTGGTGGTGGTGACACTGCTACTGTCGCTAAGAAATATGGTGTCACTGATAAGATCTCTCATGTCTCTACCGGTGGTGGTGCTTCTTTGGAACTATTGGAAGGTAAGGTCCTACCAGGTGTTGACTTTTTGTCTGccaaataa